Proteins from a single region of Nocardiopsis dassonvillei subsp. dassonvillei DSM 43111:
- a CDS encoding YihY/virulence factor BrkB family protein: protein MAGFWERLWYAVDGWLRRHARLRSGMLLVLRTVRAFARDRVVGLAAESAFFTLISLPALMLGLLGALGPLTVVLGEDFVEEIRLWILDLTARVLTPDTVDSVVEPLVDDFLGGVPGGVLSVTFLVSLWSGSRAMNVFIRSITISYGLDELRGWVRQRVLAFVAYLGGLLFAILLLPVLVAGPDLVNRLLPMTVGRLNLFYWPTVALLAVAAVTLLYALSVPVRTPLWRHLPGALLAALVLITGSVALRVYLDASFGQVTIYGSLAAPIAILAWLFVMAIAVLVGSSFNAEIDAMWPMPRTAAARAEIANRDFERANRLVQRREKAFIDTIVESNGH from the coding sequence GTGGCGGGTTTCTGGGAGCGGCTGTGGTACGCCGTGGACGGGTGGCTGAGACGTCATGCCCGCCTGCGCAGCGGGATGCTCCTCGTCCTGCGCACGGTTCGGGCCTTCGCGCGCGACCGGGTCGTCGGGCTGGCCGCCGAGTCGGCCTTCTTCACCCTCATCTCGCTGCCCGCGCTCATGCTGGGCCTCCTGGGCGCCCTGGGCCCGCTGACCGTCGTGCTCGGCGAGGACTTCGTCGAGGAGATCCGGCTGTGGATTTTGGACCTGACCGCGCGGGTGCTGACCCCGGACACCGTGGACAGCGTGGTCGAGCCGCTCGTGGACGACTTCCTCGGGGGAGTCCCGGGCGGGGTCCTGTCGGTGACGTTCCTGGTGTCGCTGTGGTCGGGGTCGCGGGCGATGAACGTCTTCATCCGCTCGATCACGATCTCCTACGGCCTGGACGAACTGCGCGGCTGGGTGCGCCAGCGGGTCCTGGCCTTCGTCGCCTACCTGGGCGGGCTGCTGTTCGCCATCCTCCTGCTGCCGGTCCTGGTGGCAGGGCCGGACCTGGTCAACCGGTTGCTGCCCATGACCGTGGGGCGGCTCAACCTGTTCTACTGGCCGACCGTCGCCCTGCTCGCCGTCGCCGCGGTCACCCTGCTCTACGCCCTGAGCGTGCCGGTGCGCACCCCGCTGTGGCGCCACCTGCCGGGGGCGCTGCTGGCCGCACTGGTGCTGATCACGGGTTCGGTGGCGCTGCGGGTCTACCTGGACGCCTCCTTCGGCCAGGTGACCATCTACGGTTCCCTGGCCGCGCCGATCGCCATCCTGGCCTGGCTGTTCGTGATGGCGATCGCCGTGCTGGTGGGATCGTCCTTCAACGCCGAGATCGACGCGATGTGGCCCATGCCGCGCACCGCCGCCGCCCGGGCGGAGATCGCCAACCGGGACTTCGAGCGGGCCAACCGGCTCGTCCAGCGCCGGGAGAAGGCGTTCATCGACACGATCGTGGAGAGCAACGGGCACTGA
- a CDS encoding nitrite/sulfite reductase produces the protein MPPSSAQPGRTATAAKPRRRRGEGQWALGYHEPLNKNEENKKNDDGLNVRDRIINIYSKGGFDSIDPADLRGRFRWFGLYTQRAPGIDGGKTAVLEPEELDDRYFMLRVRIDGGQLTVAQLRAVAEISRDYGRDTADITDRQNVQYHWIRVEDVPAIWEKLESVGLSTMEACGDTPRVILGCPLAGVAEEEVIDAGPAIREIYEDHIGSELYSNLPRKFKTSVSGCTVHCVNHEINDVAFAGVRNEAGEAGYDLFVGGGLSTNPMFAQRLGTFVRPDQVSEVWAGVCGIFRDYGYRRLRTRARIKFLIKDWGAEKFRDVLEKEYLGYALPDGPAVELDSGLRRDHVGVHRQKDGRFYVGFAPKVGRVSGTALLRVADIAEEHGSDRVRTTADQKLVILDVEEDRIASITSALETEGLQVNPSVFRRQTMACTGIEFCKLAIVETKDRAATLIDELEKRLPDFEEPLTINVNGCPNSCARIQVADIGLKGQLVMNSEGEQVEGYQIHLGGGMGLTQSFGKKIRGLKATADELPDYVERVVRRFQDQKEDGESFASWVGRAEDADLK, from the coding sequence ATGCCTCCCTCTTCCGCGCAGCCCGGCAGGACAGCGACCGCGGCCAAGCCGCGCCGCCGCCGTGGTGAGGGCCAGTGGGCCCTCGGCTACCACGAGCCGCTGAACAAGAACGAGGAGAACAAGAAGAACGACGACGGGCTCAACGTCCGCGATCGGATCATCAACATCTACTCCAAGGGCGGGTTCGACTCGATCGACCCCGCCGACCTGCGCGGACGGTTCCGCTGGTTCGGCCTGTACACCCAGCGCGCGCCGGGTATCGACGGCGGCAAGACGGCCGTCCTGGAGCCCGAGGAACTCGACGACCGCTACTTCATGCTGCGGGTGCGCATCGACGGGGGGCAGCTGACGGTCGCCCAGCTGCGCGCGGTCGCCGAGATCTCCCGCGACTACGGGCGCGACACCGCCGACATCACCGACCGCCAGAACGTCCAGTACCACTGGATCCGGGTGGAGGACGTCCCGGCGATCTGGGAGAAGCTGGAGTCGGTGGGCCTGTCCACCATGGAGGCCTGCGGCGACACCCCGCGCGTCATCCTGGGCTGTCCGCTGGCCGGGGTCGCCGAGGAGGAGGTCATCGACGCCGGTCCCGCGATCCGCGAGATCTACGAGGACCACATCGGCAGCGAGCTGTACTCCAACCTGCCTCGCAAGTTCAAGACCTCGGTGTCGGGGTGCACGGTGCACTGCGTCAACCACGAGATCAACGACGTGGCGTTCGCGGGCGTGCGCAACGAGGCGGGCGAGGCGGGCTACGACCTGTTCGTCGGCGGCGGCCTGTCCACGAACCCGATGTTCGCCCAGCGCCTGGGCACGTTCGTGCGCCCGGACCAGGTGAGCGAGGTGTGGGCCGGGGTCTGCGGGATCTTCCGCGACTACGGCTACCGGCGCCTGCGCACCCGCGCCCGGATCAAGTTCCTCATCAAGGACTGGGGCGCGGAGAAGTTCCGCGACGTCCTGGAGAAGGAGTACCTGGGCTACGCCCTGCCCGACGGCCCCGCCGTCGAACTGGACTCGGGCCTGCGCCGCGACCACGTGGGCGTGCACCGCCAGAAGGACGGCAGGTTCTACGTGGGCTTCGCGCCCAAGGTGGGCCGGGTTTCGGGCACCGCGCTGCTGCGCGTCGCCGACATCGCCGAGGAGCACGGTTCGGACCGCGTCCGCACCACCGCCGACCAGAAGCTGGTCATCCTCGACGTGGAGGAGGACCGGATCGCCTCGATCACCTCCGCCCTGGAGACGGAGGGGCTCCAGGTCAACCCGAGCGTGTTCCGCCGCCAGACGATGGCCTGCACCGGCATCGAGTTCTGCAAGCTGGCGATCGTGGAGACCAAGGACCGCGCGGCCACCCTGATCGACGAGCTGGAGAAGCGGCTGCCCGACTTCGAGGAGCCGCTGACCATCAACGTCAACGGCTGCCCGAACTCGTGCGCGCGCATCCAGGTCGCCGACATCGGCCTCAAGGGCCAGCTCGTCATGAACTCCGAGGGCGAGCAGGTCGAGGGCTACCAGATCCACCTGGGCGGCGGCATGGGGCTGACCCAGTCCTTCGGCAAGAAGATCCGCGGACTCAAGGCCACCGCCGACGAGCTGCCCGACTACGTCGAGCGGGTGGTGCGCCGGTTCCAGGACCAGAAGGAGGACGGCGAGTCGTTCGCCTCCTGGGTCGGCCGGGCCGAGGACGCCGACCTGAAGTAG
- a CDS encoding putative leader peptide produces the protein MIAALDPMLYVRRHVDFLRVGSAICCSVG, from the coding sequence ATGATCGCTGCTCTGGACCCCATGCTCTACGTGCGCCGTCACGTGGACTTCCTGCGGGTCGGCAGCGCCATCTGTTGCAGCGTCGGTTAA
- a CDS encoding acyl-CoA dehydrogenase family protein, translating into MPPTHEVFNQAPPLGDYAAAEDPALVEGLRREGAGWAEAEVREVGDAAGSERVRAWGESANAYPPVLRTHDRYGHRVDEVDYQPAYHVLMDQAVEHGMHAAPWADGRPGAHVARAAKFFLWSQPEAGHGCPVSMTYAAVPALRHSPELARRYEPLLTAPVYDFGLRAPHTKRGLLAGMSMTEKQGGSDVRANTTRAVPTAEGHHVLTGHKWFTSAPMSDFFLTLAQAPEGLSCFLVPRVLEDGGRNALHIQRLKDKLGNRSNASAELEYDGAVAHLVGEPGRGVPTIIEMVNSTRLDCVIGSAAGMRAAVVHALHHAEHRSAFGGVLVEQPLMRNVLADLALESEAATALMTRLAGAVDRAVRGDETEAAFRRLGVAVGKFWVTKRQPAHAAEALECLGGNGYVEESGMPRLFRDSPLNSVWEGSGNVAALDVLRAMGRSPESLEAFLAELRAAAGVDDHYDAAVKRLEQALGDPEEAQYRARTVVELMALVLQASVLLRHAPTPVAEAFTASRLGGEWGHVFGTLPRGVDTELILDRARPSR; encoded by the coding sequence GTGCCCCCCACACACGAGGTGTTCAACCAGGCGCCCCCGCTCGGCGACTACGCGGCGGCCGAGGACCCGGCGCTCGTGGAGGGCCTGCGGCGCGAGGGCGCCGGATGGGCCGAGGCCGAGGTGCGCGAGGTCGGCGACGCGGCCGGTTCGGAGCGGGTCCGCGCCTGGGGCGAGTCCGCCAACGCCTACCCGCCGGTGCTGCGCACCCACGACCGCTACGGCCACCGGGTGGATGAGGTCGACTACCAGCCCGCCTACCACGTGCTCATGGACCAGGCGGTGGAGCACGGCATGCACGCCGCGCCGTGGGCGGACGGGCGTCCGGGCGCGCACGTGGCCCGCGCCGCCAAGTTCTTCCTGTGGTCCCAGCCCGAGGCTGGTCACGGGTGCCCGGTGTCGATGACCTACGCGGCGGTCCCGGCCCTGCGCCACTCCCCCGAACTGGCGCGGCGGTACGAGCCTCTGCTCACCGCGCCCGTCTACGACTTCGGGCTGCGGGCGCCGCACACCAAGCGCGGGCTCCTCGCGGGCATGTCGATGACCGAGAAGCAGGGCGGCTCGGACGTGCGCGCCAACACCACCCGCGCGGTCCCCACCGCCGAGGGGCACCACGTGCTGACCGGGCACAAGTGGTTCACCTCGGCGCCGATGAGCGACTTCTTCCTCACCCTGGCGCAGGCGCCCGAGGGGCTGAGCTGCTTCCTGGTGCCCCGGGTGCTGGAGGACGGCGGCCGCAACGCGCTGCACATCCAACGGCTCAAGGACAAGCTGGGCAACCGCTCCAACGCGTCGGCGGAGCTGGAGTACGACGGTGCCGTCGCCCATCTGGTCGGTGAGCCGGGCAGGGGCGTGCCCACCATCATCGAGATGGTCAACAGCACCCGGCTGGACTGCGTGATCGGCTCGGCCGCGGGCATGCGCGCCGCGGTGGTGCACGCCCTGCACCACGCCGAGCACCGCAGCGCCTTCGGCGGGGTGCTGGTCGAGCAGCCGCTGATGCGCAACGTGCTCGCCGACCTGGCACTGGAGTCGGAGGCGGCGACGGCGCTGATGACCCGTCTGGCCGGTGCCGTGGACCGCGCGGTGCGCGGGGACGAGACCGAGGCGGCCTTCCGCCGCCTGGGGGTGGCCGTGGGCAAGTTCTGGGTGACCAAGCGCCAGCCCGCGCACGCCGCCGAGGCGCTGGAGTGCCTGGGCGGCAACGGGTACGTGGAGGAGTCGGGGATGCCCCGGCTGTTCCGGGACTCCCCGCTCAACTCCGTCTGGGAGGGCTCGGGCAACGTGGCGGCGCTGGACGTGCTGCGCGCGATGGGCCGCAGCCCCGAGTCGCTGGAGGCCTTCCTGGCCGAGCTGCGCGCGGCCGCGGGCGTGGACGACCACTACGACGCGGCGGTCAAGCGGTTGGAGCAGGCCCTGGGCGACCCGGAGGAGGCGCAGTACCGGGCGCGGACGGTCGTGGAGCTGATGGCGCTGGTCCTGCAGGCGTCGGTGCTGCTGCGCCACGCGCCCACCCCGGTCGCCGAGGCGTTCACCGCCTCGCGTCTGGGTGGCGAGTGGGGGCACGTGTTCGGCACCCTGCCCAGAGGGGTGGACACCGAGCTGATCCTGGACCGGGCCCGCCCGAGCCGGTGA
- a CDS encoding phosphoadenylyl-sulfate reductase, producing the protein MNSTTITPLGGPELAERAARELEEASASEIISWAAETFGDQLCMTSSMADALMVDLVSRTVPGIDVIFLDTGYHFPETIGTRDAVASVYDINLINVEPTRTVAEQDLALGPRLHGRDPGICCHLRKVEPLQRALEPYAAWLTGLRREDSATRRDTPIVQWDRRRRMTKVNPIARWTQDQVDAYMAENGVIVNPLQYDGYPSIGCEPCTRRVAPGEDPRSGRWSGTGKTECGIHV; encoded by the coding sequence ATGAACTCCACCACCATCACCCCCCTGGGCGGTCCCGAGCTCGCCGAGCGGGCCGCGCGCGAACTGGAGGAGGCCTCCGCCTCGGAGATCATCTCCTGGGCCGCCGAGACCTTCGGCGACCAGCTGTGCATGACCTCGTCCATGGCCGACGCGCTCATGGTGGACCTGGTCTCCCGGACGGTGCCGGGGATCGACGTCATCTTCCTGGACACCGGCTACCACTTCCCCGAGACCATCGGCACGCGTGACGCCGTGGCCTCCGTGTACGACATCAACCTCATCAACGTCGAGCCCACCCGCACGGTGGCCGAGCAGGACCTGGCCCTGGGCCCGCGCCTGCACGGGCGCGACCCCGGCATCTGCTGCCACCTGCGCAAGGTGGAGCCCCTCCAGCGGGCCCTGGAGCCCTACGCCGCGTGGCTGACCGGCCTGCGCCGGGAGGACTCGGCGACCCGCCGCGACACCCCGATCGTGCAGTGGGACCGGCGCCGGCGGATGACCAAGGTCAACCCGATCGCCCGCTGGACCCAGGACCAGGTGGACGCCTACATGGCCGAGAACGGGGTCATCGTGAACCCGCTCCAGTACGACGGCTACCCCTCGATCGGCTGCGAGCCGTGCACGCGGCGGGTGGCGCCGGGCGAGGACCCGCGCAGCGGCCGGTGGTCCGGCACGGGCAAGACCGAGTGCGGAATCCACGTGTGA
- a CDS encoding sirohydrochlorin chelatase produces MTADGTGARGGGGRGGGVPLLAVAHGSADPRSARAVSAVFERVRALRPELDVRVSYLDHVAPSARDALEELAARGAGEAVVLPALLTAAYHSKVDLPKVLADARGRSPWLRVRYADTLGPHPLLTEAVERRLDEAGVRPDPDTALVLASAGSSDPGANATVAAMAAELAGRGPWREVVAAYASAASPGPGEAVAALRERGASRVAVATYLLAPGFFADRVRARSLEAGAYAVSEALGDVPEMAGVVLDRYDAAVASRHATSFR; encoded by the coding sequence ATGACGGCGGACGGAACCGGTGCGCGCGGCGGCGGAGGCCGGGGCGGGGGCGTGCCCCTGCTGGCGGTGGCGCACGGCAGCGCCGACCCGAGGTCGGCGCGGGCCGTGTCGGCGGTGTTCGAGCGGGTGCGGGCGCTGCGGCCGGAGCTCGACGTGCGCGTGTCCTACCTGGACCACGTGGCGCCCTCCGCGCGGGACGCGCTGGAGGAGCTGGCCGCGCGCGGGGCGGGTGAGGCGGTGGTGCTGCCGGCGCTGCTGACGGCGGCCTACCACAGCAAGGTGGACCTGCCGAAGGTGCTGGCGGACGCGCGCGGGCGCAGCCCGTGGCTGCGGGTGCGCTACGCCGACACCCTGGGCCCGCACCCGCTGCTGACGGAGGCGGTGGAGCGGCGCCTGGACGAGGCGGGGGTGCGCCCCGACCCCGACACGGCCCTGGTGCTGGCCTCGGCCGGTTCCAGCGACCCCGGGGCGAACGCGACCGTGGCGGCGATGGCCGCCGAGCTGGCCGGACGCGGCCCCTGGCGGGAGGTCGTGGCGGCCTACGCGTCCGCGGCCTCCCCCGGTCCGGGGGAGGCGGTGGCCGCCCTGCGCGAGCGGGGGGCGTCGCGGGTGGCCGTGGCCACCTACCTGCTGGCGCCGGGGTTCTTCGCCGACCGGGTGCGCGCCCGGTCGCTGGAGGCGGGTGCGTACGCGGTGTCCGAGGCGCTGGGGGACGTGCCCGAGATGGCCGGGGTGGTGCTGGACCGCTACGACGCGGCGGTGGCGTCGCGGCACGCGACCAGCTTCCGCTGA
- a CDS encoding pyridoxine/pyridoxamine 5'-phosphate oxidase yields MSVSEERSAVRSGVRDLLRGLPVFSGVLPEFDPGAAPEDPAELFLEWFSEAVESGVAEPHAMTVTTVDGEGAPSARVVIMKDFTPEGWWFATTTGSRKGRELARNPAVALLFHWIGQGRQVRVRGRAELAAPERCAADYLARPLESRVAGLHGRQSEPLDDLADVDRVARESRERLERDPELVAEDWGLYLVRPAEVEFWQADRDRRHTRLRYTRPGVDASWERGLLWP; encoded by the coding sequence GTGTCCGTGTCGGAGGAACGGAGTGCGGTGCGCAGCGGTGTCCGGGACCTGCTGCGGGGGCTGCCGGTGTTCTCGGGGGTGCTGCCGGAGTTCGACCCCGGAGCGGCGCCCGAGGACCCGGCGGAGCTGTTCCTGGAGTGGTTCTCCGAGGCGGTCGAGAGCGGTGTGGCCGAGCCGCACGCGATGACGGTCACGACCGTGGACGGAGAGGGGGCTCCGTCGGCCCGCGTGGTCATCATGAAGGACTTCACGCCCGAGGGCTGGTGGTTCGCCACCACGACCGGCTCGCGCAAGGGACGGGAGCTGGCCCGCAACCCGGCGGTGGCGCTGTTGTTCCACTGGATCGGGCAGGGCCGCCAGGTGCGGGTGCGCGGGCGGGCGGAGCTGGCCGCGCCGGAGCGGTGCGCCGCGGACTACCTGGCGCGGCCGCTGGAGTCGAGGGTGGCCGGTCTGCACGGCAGACAGAGCGAGCCCCTGGACGATCTCGCGGACGTCGACCGCGTGGCGCGGGAGAGCCGGGAGCGGCTGGAGCGCGACCCGGAGCTGGTTGCCGAGGACTGGGGCCTGTACCTGGTCCGCCCGGCCGAGGTGGAGTTCTGGCAGGCCGACCGGGACCGCCGCCACACGCGCCTGCGCTACACCCGTCCGGGGGTCGACGCGTCCTGGGAACGCGGCCTGCTCTGGCCGTGA